One stretch of Arthrobacter polaris DNA includes these proteins:
- a CDS encoding pyridoxamine 5'-phosphate oxidase family protein, which produces MDGRPDVFPVNYKVDGQSLIFRTGGGRKLDALRHDAWLAIEADAVSAEFGIAWSVVVKGHAEITTSESQLLNTASQGMFPWQGVGKDHLVRVAAEEVTGRRFTLDASMTWNVPLDDTIRAGLE; this is translated from the coding sequence GTGGACGGACGCCCCGACGTCTTCCCTGTGAACTATAAGGTCGATGGGCAGTCACTCATCTTTCGAACAGGTGGAGGTAGAAAGCTTGATGCCCTCCGCCACGATGCATGGTTGGCTATAGAAGCCGACGCCGTGAGTGCGGAGTTCGGCATAGCGTGGAGTGTAGTTGTCAAAGGCCATGCCGAAATCACCACTTCAGAAAGCCAGCTTCTGAACACCGCCTCTCAGGGCATGTTCCCTTGGCAAGGAGTTGGAAAGGACCACCTGGTACGCGTCGCCGCGGAGGAAGTGACGGGCAGGCGCTTCACCCTTGATGCGTCCATGACCTGGAATGTTCCTTTAGATGACACCATCCGCGCCGGGCTCGAGTAG